The Treponema succinifaciens DSM 2489 region TTAATCATGTGGGCGACAACATTAAAGCCTTTCCTGATGGGAATTCTTATTTCTGTAATTGTCGGAATTCTTTTGACTCTTCCGGTAAGTTCTGCGGCGGTTTGCGCGGCTCTTGGACTTACAGGACTTGCTGGCGGAGCTGCTGTTGCTGGCTGTTGCGCTCAAATGGTTGGTTTTGCAGTTATGAGTTTTAAAGAAAACAGCTGGAGCGGAATTTTATCCCAGGGACTTGGAACTTCAATGCTTCAGATGCCTAATATTGTAAAAAATCCACGGATATGGATTCCGCCTACGCTTGCTTCTGTTATAACAGGTCCGATTGCGACTTGTGTTTTCAAAATGCAAATGAATGGAGCTGCGGTTTCAAGTGGAATGGGAACTTGCGGACTTGTAGGGCAGATTGGAATAATAACAGGCTGGTTTGAGCCTTCACAAGCTGCGGTCGCGCATGGAGCTGTTGCAGTTTTACCAGGAATTTTTGACTGGCTTGGGCTTGCTCTTGTTTGCTTTGTTCTTCCGGCGATTTTTTCTGTGCTATTTTGTTCCATATTAAGAAAAATTGGCTGGATAAAAGACGGAGATTTGTTTCTTCAGTAAAATTTAATTCTTCTAAATTTTAATGCTGAAGTGCCGATAAAAAGACCATGCGTATACTCTTTTTAAAATTGTGCATTTCAGCTTCATTTTTTTCTTTTTTTTCAGGATTTTCTTTTGCCCAGTCAAAGCCTTTATATAAGCTTCCGGATGTCTATCTTGAAAGAAGAGTCTCTGAAAATCCAGAGCCGTTTTTAATCGGAACGGACACAGGACTTTTTAAAATTCTTCCGAGCGGAATTGCAGACCCTTTGTGGACGGAAGGAAAAGTTGAACGCATTTTAAGAACTCAGGCAAAATGGTTTTTTGTTACAGAAAAAGGAATTTATTCTTCTTTGGATTTAAAAGAATTTACACAGCACAATATTGGGCTTCCTTCGTTAATCGTAAAAAATTATGAAAACGGTAATAAAGAAATAGTTCAGAAAATGCCTCTTTTAAAAGACATTTGCGCAGATCCGTTGAATCCGGATATTTTAGTTACAGCCACAAAAGATGAAGTTTTTATAACTCGTGACGGAGGCTTGTCTTGGAAGTCGCTTGGTTCGGCAAGCAATTACACATCTGGAATGAAAGCGGTCGCAGTTTCGCATATGCCGGTTTATGGAAAAAACGGAGAAATTGAAAGCACCGAAGTTGTTGTTTTTA contains the following coding sequences:
- a CDS encoding PTS transporter subunit IIC, which gives rise to MNKYVKRYLIDAMGGMAQGLFASLLIGTIVKTLGQQLLRLGANPVFEFFVSAGNFACEAHVVGAAMAVGIGYAMGASSLVLFTLVAVGAAANVSGGAGGPLAVLIIAVLSCECGMLVSKKTKVDIIVTPLVTIAAGVFFTLLFASHIGKAAYSFGNLIMWATTLKPFLMGILISVIVGILLTLPVSSAAVCAALGLTGLAGGAAVAGCCAQMVGFAVMSFKENSWSGILSQGLGTSMLQMPNIVKNPRIWIPPTLASVITGPIATCVFKMQMNGAAVSSGMGTCGLVGQIGIITGWFEPSQAAVAHGAVAVLPGIFDWLGLALVCFVLPAIFSVLFCSILRKIGWIKDGDLFLQ